One segment of Anatilimnocola aggregata DNA contains the following:
- a CDS encoding right-handed parallel beta-helix repeat-containing protein, whose product MANVFGFGAIGDGVADDTDALQHALNDGDGVLRLNKGTYRITKPLVLDLKQRGFGAVRGEAGTSRIVMTGPGPALRVIGDHQGTASPASVQAHTWNHERFLTISGIEIVGEHPEAVGIELRKTLKSVISQVLVRRCKIGVHLVERNRDFVLADSHLYDNLEIGLFFDRCNLHQTIVHACHISWNKIAGIKSVGGDVHNLQIVGNDIEYNNATAGSASKPPAERPDLSQHPGGSEIWFDATEGVISEVTISGNTIQATVQTGGANIRIVGAPVTRPQPADSPQKLKPDTAHLINITGNVLGSQWRAVELRNASRVTITGNSIYDSLDLSVFATHCAGIVVGANAIGWRSLDSEPPKDGLRFEDCENVLLSGLTTQRFCSGRPERGAAVTFLRCQDCGISDCQILDPLHRGIELEDCVRCRVANNTVVDRRAQPTMRHAIRILGQSRHNLVTGNILRGATDKLLEAPEMPTEVRDNLLLG is encoded by the coding sequence ATGGCTAACGTGTTTGGTTTTGGCGCTATCGGCGATGGAGTTGCCGATGATACAGACGCCTTGCAACATGCCTTGAACGACGGCGACGGCGTGTTGCGACTCAACAAAGGGACGTATCGCATCACGAAACCGTTGGTTCTCGACCTGAAGCAGCGAGGATTCGGTGCGGTGCGTGGTGAAGCGGGGACTTCGCGAATCGTGATGACGGGACCTGGTCCAGCCCTGCGTGTGATTGGCGATCATCAGGGAACCGCTTCGCCGGCAAGTGTTCAGGCTCACACGTGGAATCACGAACGGTTTCTCACAATCAGCGGTATTGAAATCGTCGGTGAGCATCCCGAGGCCGTCGGGATCGAACTTCGGAAGACGTTGAAGTCTGTGATTTCCCAGGTGCTAGTTCGCCGTTGCAAGATCGGCGTGCATCTCGTGGAGCGCAACCGCGACTTCGTGCTGGCCGACTCGCATTTGTACGACAACCTCGAAATCGGCTTGTTCTTTGATCGCTGCAATCTGCACCAGACCATTGTTCATGCCTGTCACATCAGTTGGAACAAGATTGCCGGGATCAAATCCGTTGGCGGCGACGTCCATAACCTGCAGATCGTCGGCAATGACATTGAATACAACAACGCAACGGCTGGTTCTGCAAGTAAACCGCCGGCAGAGCGTCCCGACCTGTCACAACATCCGGGAGGCTCCGAAATTTGGTTCGATGCCACCGAGGGCGTGATAAGCGAGGTCACGATCAGTGGCAACACGATCCAAGCAACGGTGCAAACCGGCGGAGCCAATATTCGCATCGTCGGCGCTCCAGTAACACGACCGCAGCCAGCCGATTCACCGCAGAAACTCAAGCCCGATACAGCCCATCTCATCAACATCACCGGAAACGTGCTCGGTAGCCAATGGCGCGCGGTTGAGCTGCGCAATGCGTCTCGGGTTACGATCACCGGTAACTCGATCTACGACTCGCTGGACCTGTCGGTGTTTGCAACCCATTGTGCCGGCATCGTCGTTGGCGCCAACGCGATTGGGTGGCGAAGCCTTGACTCCGAGCCTCCCAAAGACGGGCTTCGGTTCGAAGATTGCGAGAATGTGCTACTCAGCGGCCTGACGACGCAGCGATTCTGTTCCGGTAGGCCTGAACGCGGCGCGGCGGTGACGTTTTTGCGCTGCCAAGACTGCGGCATCTCCGACTGCCAAATCCTTGACCCACTGCACCGGGGCATCGAACTTGAAGACTGCGTCCGTTGTCGAGTTGCAAATAATACCGTTGTCGATCGCCGCGCGCAGCCAACGATGCGCCACGCGATTCGCATCCTCGGCCAGAGTCGCCACAATCTTGTTACCGGCAATATTCTTCGCGGCGCCACCGACAAATTGCTCGAAGCGCCAGAAATGCCAACTGAAGTGCGTGACAACTTATTGCTCGGGTAA
- a CDS encoding right-handed parallel beta-helix repeat-containing protein: protein MLRMTTILLLLATAHPAVAATLRVPEDHKTIQAAIDAAQPGDTVQVAAGRYSERISVRAGIIVRSAGDDSKGKAGLKRAEATIIDGGGKIGDKPGVVMAEGSTLDGFTITNVGAYDDALWKKHFDSHGEELADDEGSVQAEGTIPAISIKGVIASVTNNIVHHNGDVGIAVVGSREHKVTPLVTSNISYRNLGGGIGVADLAEPVVRENTCHENLRAGIGCRNSSPIILDNVCFQNIRAGIGCREGARPIMRGNKCYQNRRAGIGIRMDGTAPVVEDNDCYENDMAGIGCRDGAEPIIRNNRCSKNKMAGIGCDGASPLIVGNECRENEMAGIGMRGEGIATIQGNKCHENKLVAIGVTDGSTATISGNQLSRTGGVPPLIAVKGSTALIQENQIEGGGVAAVLVQGTATISNNKFLGHGEKQGNAVWVWEGSTATIDANSFNGYRTAVNSTKATVIVTSNTVQGFTGPAIIIKDSSKPAHVFGNTAITKDEKAKVVEIQGPAGVVANNLVKAE, encoded by the coding sequence ATGCTGCGAATGACAACGATTTTGCTCTTGCTTGCCACGGCACACCCAGCCGTGGCTGCGACACTTCGTGTTCCCGAAGACCACAAGACCATTCAAGCCGCTATCGACGCCGCCCAGCCCGGTGACACGGTGCAAGTCGCTGCGGGGCGCTACTCCGAGCGCATCTCGGTGCGAGCCGGAATCATCGTCCGCAGCGCAGGAGATGACTCAAAGGGAAAGGCCGGGCTAAAGCGGGCCGAGGCCACGATCATTGACGGTGGCGGCAAGATCGGTGACAAGCCCGGCGTCGTCATGGCCGAGGGCAGCACGCTCGACGGTTTCACGATCACCAACGTCGGGGCCTATGACGATGCACTCTGGAAAAAGCACTTCGATTCCCACGGCGAAGAACTGGCTGATGACGAAGGCTCGGTACAGGCCGAAGGAACGATCCCGGCGATCAGCATCAAGGGTGTTATCGCCTCGGTAACGAACAACATCGTTCACCACAACGGCGATGTTGGCATCGCCGTGGTCGGCAGCAGGGAACACAAAGTCACGCCGCTCGTCACGAGCAATATATCTTATCGAAACCTGGGCGGTGGGATCGGCGTGGCTGATCTGGCTGAGCCGGTCGTGCGAGAAAACACCTGCCACGAGAACCTGCGTGCCGGGATCGGCTGCCGGAACTCAAGCCCGATCATCCTCGACAACGTGTGTTTCCAAAACATCCGAGCAGGCATCGGTTGCCGAGAAGGCGCAAGACCCATCATGCGAGGCAATAAGTGCTACCAGAACCGCCGTGCGGGAATCGGGATTCGCATGGATGGAACGGCTCCCGTCGTCGAGGATAACGACTGCTACGAGAACGACATGGCTGGCATTGGTTGCCGGGATGGAGCCGAACCCATCATTCGCAACAACCGATGCAGCAAGAACAAGATGGCGGGCATCGGCTGCGATGGGGCCAGCCCGCTGATCGTGGGCAATGAGTGCCGGGAAAATGAGATGGCCGGGATCGGGATGCGGGGAGAGGGAATCGCCACGATCCAGGGCAACAAGTGCCATGAGAACAAACTGGTTGCTATCGGTGTGACCGATGGATCGACGGCAACGATCAGCGGCAACCAACTTTCCCGAACTGGTGGCGTGCCGCCCCTCATCGCCGTGAAAGGCTCCACGGCCCTGATTCAGGAGAATCAGATCGAAGGGGGTGGCGTGGCTGCCGTCTTGGTGCAGGGAACGGCAACCATCAGCAACAACAAGTTCCTCGGCCACGGCGAGAAACAGGGCAATGCCGTCTGGGTGTGGGAAGGTTCAACCGCCACCATCGACGCTAATTCATTCAACGGCTATCGAACGGCGGTCAATTCGACCAAGGCCACGGTGATCGTCACGAGCAACACCGTCCAGGGCTTCACCGGCCCGGCGATCATTATCAAGGACAGCAGCAAACCCGCCCATGTCTTTGGAAACACGGCGATCACGAAAGACGAGAAGGCAAAAGTCGTCGAGATTCAAGGGCCGGCTGGTGTCGTGGCCAACAATCTGGTGAAAGCGGAATGA
- a CDS encoding GYD domain-containing protein — MATFITNIKFSQQGIKDVDHTTKRAAIFKAEAKKMGVKVKDIYWTLGDHDGLLILEAADDETATAAILHLGAMGNVHTTTCRAFTAAEMDKIVSKVHGG; from the coding sequence ATGGCAACTTTCATCACGAACATCAAGTTCTCTCAACAGGGCATCAAAGACGTCGACCACACCACCAAACGGGCAGCGATCTTCAAGGCCGAGGCTAAGAAGATGGGTGTGAAGGTGAAGGACATCTACTGGACGCTAGGCGACCATGACGGACTACTGATCTTGGAAGCCGCCGACGATGAAACTGCCACCGCCGCCATTCTGCATCTGGGAGCGATGGGCAACGTCCACACGACCACCTGCCGGGCATTCACCGCCGCCGAGATGGACAAGATCGTGAGTAAGGTGCATGGCGGCTGA
- a CDS encoding TIGR03067 domain-containing protein, with the protein MRTTFCGFWIVGALLVAITAIASADDAKDEAIKKDRKLIEGTWRIVTLEVNGNKSNDEDAKKLSVVNGPDGVWNLLSEGKEVAKGTNSFDPTKKPKTIDFTITEGGGKGSVHLGIYELGEKSRKLCFAPPGKDRPSEFTSTPGSEHILVTFEREK; encoded by the coding sequence ATGAGAACTACATTCTGCGGGTTCTGGATCGTTGGAGCGCTGCTCGTGGCGATCACGGCGATTGCCAGCGCTGACGACGCCAAAGACGAAGCAATCAAGAAGGACCGCAAGCTGATCGAAGGCACTTGGAGAATCGTGACGCTGGAAGTGAACGGCAACAAGTCAAATGACGAGGATGCAAAGAAGCTCTCGGTGGTCAACGGCCCGGATGGCGTGTGGAACCTGCTTTCCGAAGGCAAAGAAGTCGCCAAAGGGACGAATTCCTTTGATCCAACCAAGAAGCCCAAGACCATCGACTTCACGATCACCGAGGGCGGCGGCAAGGGGAGCGTGCATCTTGGCATTTACGAACTTGGGGAGAAGTCACGCAAGCTCTGCTTTGCTCCACCCGGCAAAGATCGGCCCTCCGAGTTCACGTCCACGCCCGGCAGCGAACATATTCTCGTGACGTTCGAGCGAGAGAAGTAG
- a CDS encoding formylglycine-generating enzyme family protein, which produces MKLLHRAMPPWAFFIVLRCLSTGIVTAAEPRSPAVAPFTEKQAKSHQEAWSKHLGVPIVQKNSLGMKLVLIPPGEFSMGSTPAQVEAALMLLKTVPRAAPGEADRIQNEEQPQHRVVLPKPFRLGRTEVTVGKFRQFVEAAKYVTETERFGGGNSSKIAETDPVKQKALWSSPGYKVTDESPVTQLTWNDMIAFCNWLSQNEQRDSCYELSEQKVWTRVANANGYRLPTEAEWEFACRAGTITQYSFGDAVADLDEYAWFNRTAEKNGQEIGARPVASKRPNPFGLYDMHGNAWERCQDYHAFDWYARSMCEDPQGPATGFNRVVRGAGWHYFDLHCRSAYRNNYSPIGRTGNTGFRVVCGL; this is translated from the coding sequence ATGAAATTGCTACACAGAGCCATGCCACCGTGGGCATTTTTCATCGTTCTCCGCTGCCTGTCCACCGGGATTGTTACCGCTGCGGAACCTCGCTCGCCAGCCGTTGCTCCATTCACGGAGAAGCAAGCCAAGTCCCATCAAGAAGCCTGGTCAAAGCACCTTGGCGTGCCGATTGTGCAGAAGAACTCACTCGGAATGAAGCTCGTTTTGATTCCTCCGGGCGAGTTCTCGATGGGAAGCACTCCCGCACAGGTTGAAGCTGCATTGATGTTGCTCAAGACTGTTCCGCGTGCTGCCCCAGGGGAAGCTGATCGCATTCAGAATGAGGAACAGCCGCAGCATCGAGTGGTTCTCCCGAAGCCATTCCGGTTGGGGCGTACTGAAGTGACTGTTGGCAAGTTTCGCCAATTCGTGGAAGCTGCGAAGTATGTGACAGAGACCGAACGCTTTGGCGGGGGCAACTCATCGAAGATCGCAGAAACTGATCCGGTCAAACAAAAGGCCCTGTGGAGCTCACCTGGCTACAAAGTGACTGATGAGTCCCCCGTGACTCAGCTCACCTGGAATGACATGATCGCCTTTTGCAACTGGCTCAGCCAGAACGAGCAGCGAGATAGTTGTTACGAGCTGAGTGAACAGAAGGTGTGGACCCGAGTCGCCAACGCTAATGGATACCGATTGCCGACCGAGGCAGAGTGGGAGTTCGCCTGTCGGGCGGGAACCATAACGCAATATTCGTTCGGCGATGCTGTTGCGGATCTGGATGAGTACGCCTGGTTCAATCGCACTGCCGAGAAGAATGGCCAAGAAATTGGCGCCCGTCCGGTGGCAAGCAAACGCCCCAATCCCTTCGGCCTCTACGACATGCACGGCAATGCCTGGGAACGCTGCCAGGACTATCACGCCTTTGATTGGTACGCCAGGAGTATGTGTGAAGATCCTCAAGGCCCGGCAACTGGATTCAATCGAGTCGTGCGCGGTGCGGGCTGGCACTACTTCGACCTTCACTGCCGCAGTGCCTACCGCAACAACTACTCCCCCATCGGACGCACCGGGAACACGGGATTTCGTGTAGTTTGCGGGCTATAG
- a CDS encoding DUF6288 domain-containing protein: MKTTLSTLICAAFSAFACSALAAGAEKITMPDFTKGDTIPSNAKHDWNLGPTGLRGWMYCDKLVTTDARQIAITTVDRGSPAQGVIEVGDVLLGAGGKLFSFDPRTELGRAITAAETVEGGGKLMLTRWRGGQTSEVMVKLPVLGSFSATAPFDCLKSKRILEQGTQALAERVSQPDYGRQTDGIPRSLNALALLASGDPAHLPLVKREAQWAADFSTKGYSTWYYGYVMMLLSEYISTTGDESVLPGLRRLALEAAHGQSAVGSWGHKFALPDGRLSGYGMMNAPGLPLTIGLVMARDAGVKEPEVAQAIELSARLMRFYVGKGAVPYGDHPAWTETHEDNGKCGMAAVLFQRLGEAEAAEFFTRMAVASHGNERDCGHTGNFFNMTWSLPAIGQAGPHATGAWMLEFGSWYHDLARRWDGTFTHQGPPEPDHDSYQGWDATGAYLLAYALPLKKITLTGKKPGVVSQFNPATTQNLIADGRGWTNKDRKNAYQQLTEAELLARLGSWSPIVRERAAAELAARKPAPVSAIISLLDSQSLDARLGACYALEALSGAAAPAVPQLRKTLQHSDLWLRVKAADALAAIGKPALPALPDILDRIALTPENNDPRAMEQRYLCSAVFGKMLTDAQRLEGVNREQLCTAIARGLKNQDGHARSKVSEIYQRLTFDEIKPLLPAILDAVDKPAPSGEMFADGVRLNGLKILAAHQIEEGIPACADYIRTQNPWASQERTPKVLEQLLKYGAHAHTAVPKLRETAECFEKHEPDFPKQLSLKKATAVREAIAKIEASTERPVLRNLKP, translated from the coding sequence ATGAAAACCACTCTCAGCACACTCATCTGCGCGGCGTTTTCCGCGTTCGCTTGCTCCGCGCTCGCGGCGGGTGCCGAAAAGATTACGATGCCCGACTTCACAAAGGGGGACACGATTCCGTCGAACGCAAAACACGACTGGAATCTCGGTCCGACCGGGCTGCGCGGGTGGATGTACTGTGACAAGCTCGTGACCACGGATGCGCGGCAAATCGCCATCACTACCGTGGACAGAGGCTCGCCCGCGCAGGGTGTGATCGAGGTTGGTGATGTGCTGCTCGGCGCGGGCGGGAAGCTGTTTTCGTTCGACCCGCGCACGGAGTTGGGCCGCGCCATCACGGCGGCGGAAACGGTGGAGGGGGGCGGAAAACTCATGCTCACCCGCTGGCGCGGGGGACAGACGAGCGAGGTCATGGTGAAGCTGCCGGTGCTGGGCTCGTTCAGCGCGACCGCGCCATTCGATTGCCTGAAGTCAAAACGCATTCTTGAGCAAGGCACTCAGGCGCTCGCCGAGCGCGTATCGCAGCCAGACTACGGAAGACAAACCGACGGCATCCCGCGTTCGCTCAACGCCCTCGCGTTGCTGGCCAGCGGTGACCCAGCGCATCTGCCGCTCGTAAAACGCGAGGCGCAGTGGGCGGCGGACTTTTCCACGAAAGGTTACAGCACCTGGTATTACGGCTACGTGATGATGCTGCTCTCCGAGTACATTTCGACCACTGGCGATGAATCTGTGTTGCCGGGATTGCGCAGGCTGGCACTGGAAGCCGCGCACGGCCAAAGCGCGGTCGGTTCGTGGGGGCACAAATTCGCGCTGCCAGACGGGCGGCTGAGCGGCTACGGGATGATGAATGCGCCGGGGCTACCGCTCACGATTGGCCTGGTAATGGCGCGCGACGCGGGTGTGAAAGAGCCGGAAGTAGCGCAGGCCATCGAACTGAGCGCGCGGCTCATGCGGTTCTATGTCGGCAAAGGCGCGGTGCCCTACGGCGACCATCCTGCCTGGACCGAGACGCACGAGGACAACGGCAAATGTGGTATGGCCGCGGTGCTGTTCCAGCGGCTTGGCGAAGCGGAGGCGGCGGAATTTTTCACGCGCATGGCCGTAGCTTCCCACGGCAACGAGCGTGACTGCGGACACACAGGGAATTTCTTCAACATGACCTGGTCGCTACCTGCCATCGGCCAGGCCGGCCCGCACGCAACCGGCGCCTGGATGCTGGAATTCGGCTCGTGGTATCACGACCTCGCACGGCGTTGGGATGGCACCTTCACCCATCAAGGCCCACCGGAGCCGGACCATGACAGTTACCAAGGCTGGGATGCCACCGGCGCCTACCTGCTCGCTTACGCGCTGCCCTTGAAGAAAATCACTCTTACCGGAAAGAAACCCGGCGTGGTGTCGCAGTTCAACCCTGCCACCACGCAGAATCTCATCGCCGATGGGCGAGGCTGGACGAACAAGGACCGCAAAAACGCCTATCAACAGCTCACCGAGGCCGAACTGCTCGCACGCCTTGGCTCGTGGTCGCCAATCGTGCGCGAGCGCGCCGCCGCTGAACTCGCTGCGCGGAAACCCGCGCCTGTTTCCGCCATCATCTCGCTCCTTGATTCCCAGTCGCTCGATGCACGTCTCGGCGCTTGCTACGCGTTAGAAGCACTCAGTGGCGCAGCGGCGCCCGCCGTCCCACAGCTTCGCAAAACACTTCAGCATTCCGACCTCTGGCTCCGGGTGAAAGCCGCCGACGCGCTCGCCGCCATCGGCAAGCCCGCGCTGCCCGCCTTGCCCGACATCCTCGATCGAATCGCGCTAACCCCCGAAAACAACGATCCACGCGCGATGGAGCAGCGTTATCTTTGCAGCGCCGTGTTTGGCAAGATGCTCACTGACGCCCAAAGACTCGAAGGCGTGAACCGAGAGCAGCTCTGCACCGCGATCGCGCGGGGCCTTAAAAACCAGGACGGCCACGCGCGGAGCAAAGTGAGTGAAATCTACCAGCGGTTGACCTTCGACGAAATCAAGCCGCTGCTCCCCGCCATCCTCGACGCCGTGGATAAGCCCGCACCCAGCGGCGAGATGTTCGCCGACGGCGTCCGTCTCAACGGCCTCAAGATCCTCGCCGCGCACCAGATAGAGGAAGGTATTCCTGCCTGCGCGGACTACATTCGCACGCAAAACCCATGGGCGAGCCAGGAGCGCACGCCGAAGGTTTTGGAGCAGTTGCTAAAATACGGCGCGCACGCGCATACCGCCGTTCCGAAGCTGCGTGAAACGGCCGAATGCTTTGAGAAACACGAGCCCGATTTCCCGAAACAACTGAGCCTCAAAAAGGCCACCGCCGTGCGCGAAGCCATCGCGAAAATCGAAGCCTCCACGGAAAGGCCCGTGCTGCGGAACCTGAAACCTTGA
- a CDS encoding sialate O-acetylesterase has translation MKLIPTLLVLSALACGHLHAAEKKPLKVFILAGQSNMEGHAKIETFDYIGDDPATAPLLKQMRGADGKPRVCDHVWISYFTGSGENNGEGFGKLTAGYGSRQKPDQDGGKIGPEFTFGLTLDRAFQEPVLIIKTAWGGKSLHTDFRPPSAGPYQLNDYQKKLYYGPPGHGIPKDIDQWLADKKRETGHYYRLMVEHVKKVLADPKRVVPDYDPSQGYELAGFVWLQGWNDMVDGHTYPSQGKPGRFDAYSELLSHFIRDVRRDLGAPKMPFVIGVMGVEGAKAGRDNLEFRQAMAAPAERPEFKGNVVAVQTAPFWSEELGEIDRKYEQVRQMRYYLDSEHKDYVNADGSMTDEQKREHLKKFEAELISPAEVALWKRGASNAGYHYLGCAKTFALMGRAFAEPLLPTKQKPR, from the coding sequence ATGAAACTTATCCCCACTCTCCTGGTACTCTCTGCTCTCGCGTGCGGCCATCTACACGCAGCTGAGAAAAAACCTCTGAAGGTCTTCATTCTTGCCGGTCAGTCGAACATGGAGGGACATGCCAAGATCGAAACCTTTGACTATATAGGCGACGATCCGGCCACGGCGCCACTTTTGAAGCAAATGCGCGGAGCGGACGGCAAACCGCGCGTGTGCGATCACGTTTGGATCTCCTACTTCACCGGCAGCGGCGAAAACAATGGGGAGGGCTTTGGCAAGCTCACCGCCGGTTACGGCTCGCGGCAGAAGCCGGATCAAGACGGCGGCAAAATCGGCCCAGAGTTCACTTTCGGCCTTACGCTCGACAGGGCGTTCCAGGAACCTGTGTTGATCATCAAGACCGCGTGGGGAGGAAAGAGCTTGCACACGGACTTTCGGCCGCCAAGCGCGGGTCCGTATCAGCTGAATGACTACCAGAAGAAGCTCTACTACGGCCCTCCCGGCCACGGCATTCCCAAAGACATCGACCAATGGCTCGCTGACAAGAAGCGGGAAACCGGTCACTACTACCGGCTGATGGTGGAGCATGTGAAAAAAGTGCTCGCCGACCCGAAACGCGTGGTGCCGGACTACGACCCGTCGCAGGGCTACGAGCTGGCCGGTTTTGTTTGGCTGCAAGGATGGAACGATATGGTGGATGGACACACGTACCCGTCTCAAGGCAAGCCTGGCCGTTTTGACGCTTACAGTGAGCTGCTATCGCACTTCATCCGCGACGTGCGGCGCGATCTGGGCGCGCCCAAGATGCCGTTCGTCATCGGCGTGATGGGGGTGGAAGGTGCAAAGGCGGGCCGGGACAACCTGGAGTTTCGCCAGGCGATGGCGGCTCCGGCAGAGCGGCCGGAGTTCAAAGGAAACGTCGTCGCTGTGCAGACCGCGCCATTCTGGTCGGAGGAACTCGGCGAGATCGACAGAAAGTATGAGCAGGTGCGTCAGATGCGTTACTACCTCGATTCGGAGCACAAGGATTACGTCAATGCCGACGGTTCGATGACCGACGAGCAAAAACGTGAGCATCTGAAGAAGTTCGAAGCGGAACTCATCTCGCCAGCCGAAGTCGCGCTGTGGAAACGTGGCGCGTCGAACGCGGGCTATCATTACCTCGGCTGTGCAAAGACCTTCGCGCTCATGGGCCGGGCCTTTGCCGAACCGCTGCTGCCAACAAAGCAGAAACCTCGCTGA
- a CDS encoding sulfatase family protein — MSNLAKCRSAIGLLLLVPWVQLQAAESAAPPNIVFILLDDMGYGQPPCYRADSEFKTPDLDRLARTGMRFTDAHSAAAVCTPTRYGVLTGRYPSRIGQFGVLTTFSRPIIPRERLTVASFLKQHGYHTACIGKWHLGMNWDGSVDKKGDAAPIGARATDGPTALGFDVFAGYTHARNIGMIVEQDKVVAQVTEVETQPWLTKKALEYIDGRAKAGGPFFLYLPLCPPHTPIVPPPEFDGKSGVDKYGDWLYQGDWITGQVLDALDRHGLTANTLVIATSDNGAAGRVYAPLRASKSSIYEGGHRVPFLVQWPGKVKPGTVCDDTICLNDLMATCAEIIGAKLPDNAAEDSVSILPNLLGTAKAPVREATIHQSPKGDLAIRKGDWKLIFFKNGERELYNLQSDLSETNNIAAANSEVVERLTVLMRRYIADGRSTPGPTRQNDVPIEISKKKAGRKEPKK, encoded by the coding sequence ATGAGCAACCTCGCAAAATGTAGAAGCGCGATCGGACTTTTGCTGCTGGTTCCCTGGGTGCAGCTGCAGGCAGCGGAGTCCGCAGCACCACCGAATATCGTGTTCATCCTGCTCGACGACATGGGCTACGGGCAGCCTCCCTGCTATCGAGCCGATTCGGAATTCAAGACTCCCGATCTCGATCGACTGGCTCGCACGGGGATGAGGTTCACTGATGCGCATTCCGCTGCGGCGGTTTGCACGCCGACTCGTTACGGTGTTTTGACGGGGCGTTATCCCTCGCGAATCGGACAATTCGGGGTCCTCACCACCTTTTCACGCCCGATCATTCCGCGCGAACGGCTGACCGTAGCTTCATTCCTCAAGCAGCACGGTTATCACACCGCCTGCATCGGCAAGTGGCATTTGGGGATGAACTGGGACGGCAGCGTGGACAAGAAGGGAGATGCAGCTCCCATTGGAGCGCGGGCAACCGACGGACCGACAGCGCTTGGCTTCGATGTGTTCGCCGGCTACACGCATGCTCGCAACATCGGAATGATTGTGGAGCAGGACAAGGTGGTCGCCCAGGTGACCGAGGTCGAAACGCAACCCTGGCTGACCAAGAAAGCGCTCGAATACATCGACGGGCGTGCCAAGGCCGGTGGACCGTTTTTCCTCTATTTGCCTCTTTGCCCGCCGCATACTCCCATCGTTCCGCCCCCGGAATTTGACGGCAAAAGCGGTGTCGATAAGTACGGCGACTGGCTCTATCAAGGGGATTGGATCACAGGGCAAGTGCTCGACGCGCTCGATCGTCACGGTCTGACCGCGAACACTCTGGTCATCGCGACCAGTGACAACGGCGCTGCCGGCCGGGTATATGCTCCGCTACGGGCCAGCAAAAGCAGCATCTACGAAGGTGGGCATCGTGTGCCGTTCCTGGTGCAGTGGCCCGGGAAAGTGAAGCCGGGCACGGTATGCGACGACACGATCTGCCTCAATGACCTCATGGCCACCTGCGCCGAAATCATCGGCGCGAAACTTCCCGACAACGCGGCCGAGGACAGTGTGAGCATCCTGCCCAACCTGCTCGGCACCGCGAAAGCCCCGGTACGCGAGGCCACCATCCACCAATCGCCGAAAGGTGACCTCGCCATCCGGAAAGGCGATTGGAAGCTCATCTTCTTCAAAAATGGAGAGCGCGAACTATACAACCTGCAGAGCGACTTGAGCGAGACGAACAATATCGCCGCGGCAAACTCAGAGGTCGTCGAGCGGCTCACCGTCCTTATGCGGCGCTATATCGCTGATGGCCGCAGCACTCCCGGCCCCACGCGTCAAAACGACGTACCGATCGAGATCTCGAAAAAGAAAGCCGGAAGGAAAGAGCCTAAGAAGTGA